One Vibrio sp. 16 genomic window carries:
- a CDS encoding NYN domain-containing protein produces the protein MGNRKIAVLIDSENTPHSKLNLIIEELSSFGQIIVKRAYGDFSAEQLKNWKQPLNELAIQAKQQFAYTSGKNSTDSLMIIDAMDLLYSQRFDAFALISSDSDFTSLATRLRESEIHVIGVGKAMTPTSFKNACDDFVAIENLNADVDLEQAQSSSNQDAERELWRLMHQAWQNYRDESGWAKLGEIGKYLKRLKPDFDPRNYGLKKLSDFFDKYPTRYRTRNTKRSGMEFQLITKASKQK, from the coding sequence ATGGGTAACAGAAAAATCGCTGTATTAATTGATTCAGAAAACACTCCGCACTCAAAGCTAAACCTTATTATTGAAGAGCTTTCTAGTTTTGGGCAGATCATCGTTAAACGTGCATATGGCGATTTTTCTGCTGAGCAACTAAAAAACTGGAAGCAGCCTTTAAACGAGTTAGCTATTCAAGCTAAACAGCAATTTGCCTATACATCTGGAAAAAACTCCACAGACTCTTTAATGATTATTGATGCAATGGATCTCTTATACAGTCAACGGTTTGATGCTTTTGCTTTGATATCTAGTGATAGTGACTTTACAAGTCTTGCTACGAGGTTAAGAGAGTCAGAGATACACGTCATCGGTGTTGGAAAAGCGATGACTCCGACTTCGTTTAAAAATGCTTGTGACGACTTTGTTGCAATAGAGAACTTAAACGCTGATGTTGATCTTGAGCAGGCACAATCAAGCTCTAATCAAGACGCAGAACGCGAATTATGGCGATTAATGCATCAAGCTTGGCAGAACTATAGAGATGAATCGGGTTGGGCAAAACTAGGTGAAATTGGCAAATATTTAAAAAGATTGAAGCCAGATTTTGACCCTCGAAACTACGGTTTGAAGAAGTTATCTGATTTTTTTGATAAATATCCAACGCGCTATAGAACCCGTAACACTAAACGCTCTGGTATGGAGTTTCAGTTGATAACAAAGGCAAGCAAACAAAAATGA